One genomic region from Mytilus trossulus isolate FHL-02 chromosome 9, PNRI_Mtr1.1.1.hap1, whole genome shotgun sequence encodes:
- the LOC134685265 gene encoding tereporin-Ca1-like isoform X1 produces MDNNYVTVQNCKGKVVKLPLNKFNLDSIENAFPGMQEIYYIDNKDKIPIMLNRENNTVVMPPAATLDPPSGVFVVTDQDGLIEGFHPLTGFCDWTEWSKVVESTVTSGPSLLRSNLTHLMDIGYMVVCGIQVENWTKFPLTNPHTTLEWGYLSSPATNIQPGTREAMVSHKCGFTATGTSGTVSWLINGTDRRLVIGWSAPFNFDFYSNHLILGLTNKGNKRHYKTWFETMYYGQEDKLIIFERVKCRFTSNEVLLDDDRFEITGTMDNSHKPEVKVIIKPKRWENLASKLKN; encoded by the exons ATGGACAACAATTATGTTACCGTACAGAACTGTAAAGGAAAGGTTGTAAAACTTCCATTGAACAAATTCAACTTAGATTCTATAG AAAATGCTTTTCCAGGTATGCAAGAAATATATTACATTGACAACAAAGATAAAATTCCTATCATGTTAAATCGAGAGAATAACACAGTTGTAATGCCGCCTGCCGCAACTCTGGACCCTCCTTCTGGTGTTTTCGTGGTCACTGACCAAGATGGACTCATTGAAG gatttCATCCACTGACAGGATTTTGTGATTGGACAGAATGGTCTAAGGTGGTAGAATCTACCGTTACATCCGGTCCGTCTTTACTACGATCAAACCTTACCCATTTAATGGATATTGGCTACATGGTTGTTTGTGGAATACAAGTTGAGAACTGGACAAAGTTTCCATTAACGAACCCACACACGACTCTCGAATGGGGATATTTATCATCACCAGCAACAAATATTCAACCTGGAACTCGAGAAGCAATG GTCAGTCACAAATGTGGTTTTACTGCAACTGGAACTTCTGGAACTGTATCCTGGTTGATAAATGGCACGGATAGACGTTTGGTAATTGGATGGTCTGCGCCatttaattttgacttttattcaaatcatttaatattGGGTTTGACCAATAAAGGAAACAAAAGACACTATAAAACATGGTTTGAGACAATGTACTATGGACAAGAAGATAAATTAATCATATTCGAGAGAGTTAAATGTAGATTTACTAGCAATGAAGTCCTGCTCGATGACGATCGGTTTGAAATTACCGGAACTATGGATAACAGTCACAAACCGGAAGTCAAAGTTATCATAAAACCTAAACGATGGGAAAATTTAGCttcaaagttaaaaaattag
- the LOC134685265 gene encoding tereporin-Ca1-like isoform X2, with protein sequence MDNNYVTVQNCKGKVVKLPLNKFNLDSIGMQEIYYIDNKDKIPIMLNRENNTVVMPPAATLDPPSGVFVVTDQDGLIEGFHPLTGFCDWTEWSKVVESTVTSGPSLLRSNLTHLMDIGYMVVCGIQVENWTKFPLTNPHTTLEWGYLSSPATNIQPGTREAMVSHKCGFTATGTSGTVSWLINGTDRRLVIGWSAPFNFDFYSNHLILGLTNKGNKRHYKTWFETMYYGQEDKLIIFERVKCRFTSNEVLLDDDRFEITGTMDNSHKPEVKVIIKPKRWENLASKLKN encoded by the exons ATGGACAACAATTATGTTACCGTACAGAACTGTAAAGGAAAGGTTGTAAAACTTCCATTGAACAAATTCAACTTAGATTCTATAG GTATGCAAGAAATATATTACATTGACAACAAAGATAAAATTCCTATCATGTTAAATCGAGAGAATAACACAGTTGTAATGCCGCCTGCCGCAACTCTGGACCCTCCTTCTGGTGTTTTCGTGGTCACTGACCAAGATGGACTCATTGAAG gatttCATCCACTGACAGGATTTTGTGATTGGACAGAATGGTCTAAGGTGGTAGAATCTACCGTTACATCCGGTCCGTCTTTACTACGATCAAACCTTACCCATTTAATGGATATTGGCTACATGGTTGTTTGTGGAATACAAGTTGAGAACTGGACAAAGTTTCCATTAACGAACCCACACACGACTCTCGAATGGGGATATTTATCATCACCAGCAACAAATATTCAACCTGGAACTCGAGAAGCAATG GTCAGTCACAAATGTGGTTTTACTGCAACTGGAACTTCTGGAACTGTATCCTGGTTGATAAATGGCACGGATAGACGTTTGGTAATTGGATGGTCTGCGCCatttaattttgacttttattcaaatcatttaatattGGGTTTGACCAATAAAGGAAACAAAAGACACTATAAAACATGGTTTGAGACAATGTACTATGGACAAGAAGATAAATTAATCATATTCGAGAGAGTTAAATGTAGATTTACTAGCAATGAAGTCCTGCTCGATGACGATCGGTTTGAAATTACCGGAACTATGGATAACAGTCACAAACCGGAAGTCAAAGTTATCATAAAACCTAAACGATGGGAAAATTTAGCttcaaagttaaaaaattag